In Erpetoichthys calabaricus chromosome 4, fErpCal1.3, whole genome shotgun sequence, one genomic interval encodes:
- the si:ch73-390b10.2 gene encoding Golgi pH regulator gives MSFFVDSVIMFTSQVLFFGFGWLFFMRQLFKDYEVRQYVVQVVFSVTFAFSCTMFELLIFEILGVLSSTSRYFHWKLNLYVILLVLIFVVPFYIGYFVVSNIRLLQRQKLLFSCVVWFTFMYFFWKLGDPFPILSPKHGILSIEQLISRVGVIGVTLMALLSGFGAVNCPYTYMSYFLRNVTESDILALERRLLQTIDMIISKKKRIGATRRMMYLRGEDQNKQTGFWGMIKSVTSYPPGSENLSLIQQEVDALEELSRQLFLETVDLHATKERIEYSKTFQGKYFNFLGYFFSIYCVWKICMATINIVFDRVGKTDPVTRGIEITVNYLGIQFDVKFWSQHISFILVGIIIVTSIRGLLITLTKFFYAISSSKSSNVIVLVLAQIMGMYFVSSVLLMRMSMPLEYRTIVTEVLGELQFSFYHRWFDVIFLVSALSSILFLYLAHKQAPEKNMTI, from the exons gTGCTGTTCTTTGGGTTTGGATGGCTTTTCTTTATGAGACAATTGTTCAAGGATTATGAG GTTCGACAGTATGTAGTACAGGTTGTTTTCTCTGTGACATTTGCCTTCTCCTGTACCATGTTTGAACTCCTAATTTTTGAGATATTGGGAGTATTAAGTAGCAC TTCTAGGTATTTTCACTGGAAGCTAAATCTTTATGTCATTTTGCTGGTGCTTATATTTGTAGTTCCTTTCTACATTGGATACTTTGTGGTCAGCAATATTAGATTGT TGCAGCGGCAGAAGCTATTATTTTCCTGTGTTGTTTGGTTTACCTTCATGTACTTTTTTTGGAAACTAGGAGATCCATTTCCTATTTTGAGTCCAAAGCATG GAATTCTTTCAATAGAACAACTAATCAGTCGAGTTGGGGTGATTGGGGTAACCCTAATGGCTTTACTGTCTGGCTTTGGTGCTGTAAATTGTCCATACACATATATGTCGTATTTCCTAAG AAATGTAACAGAAAGTGACATACTTGCTTTAGAAAGACGGCTTCTTCAGACAATTGATATGATTATCagcaaaaagaaaag GATTGGAGCAACACGACGAATGATGTACCTCCGGGGTGAAGATCAGAATAAACAAACAGGTTTCTGGGGTATGATAAAAAGTGTCACATCTTATCCTCCTGGAAGTGAAA ATCTTTCATTGATTCAACAGGAGGTAGATGCTTTGGAAGAGCTAAGTCGTCAACTTTTCTTGGAAACAGTAGATCTCCATGCAACTAAG GAGAGAATAGAATATTCAAAAACCTTTCAAGGAAAATATTTCAACTTCCTTGGCTACTTTTTCTCTATCTATTGTGTGTGGAAGATTTGTATG gcTACAATTAATATAGTTTTTGACAGAGTTGGAAAAACTGACCCTGTAACTAGAGGCATTGAAATTACAGTCAACTACTTGGGCATACAGTTTGAT gtcAAATTTTGGTCGCAACATATTTCATTCATTCTTGTAGGAATTATTATTGTAACTTCCATCAGAGGTTTGTTAATTACATTAACTAAG tttttttatgctatttcaagtaGCAAATCTTCAAATGTAATTGTGCTGGTTCTCGCACAAATTATG GGAATGTACTTTGTTTCATCAGTACTGCTGATGAGGATGAGCATGCCTTTGGAGTATCGGACTATTGTTACAGAGGTACTTGGAGAGCTACAATTCAGTTTCTACCACCGCTGGTTTGATGTCATTTTTCTAGTCAGTGCCCTCTCCagtattctgtttctgtacttagCTCACAAGCAAGCACCAGAGAAAAACATGACAATTTAa